Proteins from one Pyrobaculum neutrophilum V24Sta genomic window:
- a CDS encoding helix-turn-helix transcriptional regulator: protein MLVILNLTAPPVLILLLPAAMFGNYTLPAPPASDVAAFSPSGAVLPTWVVGGNLYILQGGDPAVAIYVPRFENSSGVYKVSLGGGDVVIQAPPGVMIQDINPLPRQTKLNKTGLYLYLTGPATVTYYFFKVEIKPPPTQPPATTQTAPKATAPPTATPTATPTATPATTSAPQPTPTATPTPPSGAGAQTQWLVGAAVAAVAAVAVAAYLLARRRGGGGGDCGDLHETDVAILRELEKRGGSADRGELQEALGLPKTTLHRHLHKLSKYGFVRLVQVGGSQRVELVRGCR from the coding sequence GTGTTGGTGATATTGAACCTCACCGCGCCCCCGGTCCTCATACTCCTGCTCCCAGCCGCCATGTTTGGAAACTACACGCTTCCCGCTCCTCCCGCCTCCGACGTGGCGGCCTTTTCGCCAAGCGGCGCCGTCCTGCCCACCTGGGTAGTCGGCGGCAACCTGTACATACTCCAGGGCGGAGACCCCGCCGTAGCTATATACGTCCCCAGGTTTGAAAACTCCAGCGGTGTGTATAAAGTAAGCCTAGGCGGAGGCGACGTCGTAATCCAAGCGCCCCCCGGGGTAATGATACAAGACATAAACCCGCTACCTAGGCAGACGAAGCTGAACAAGACAGGCCTATACCTCTACCTCACAGGCCCCGCCACAGTCACATACTACTTCTTCAAGGTAGAGATAAAGCCGCCTCCGACCCAGCCCCCCGCCACGACGCAAACTGCGCCGAAGGCCACGGCGCCTCCCACAGCCACTCCGACGGCTACGCCGACAGCCACCCCGGCCACCACGTCCGCGCCTCAGCCGACCCCCACGGCTACTCCCACGCCGCCTTCTGGAGCCGGGGCGCAGACTCAATGGCTAGTCGGCGCGGCCGTCGCGGCTGTGGCGGCTGTGGCGGTTGCGGCGTATCTGTTGGCTAGGAGGAGGGGCGGCGGCGGGGGCGACTGCGGCGATCTACACGAGACGGATGTAGCCATCCTCAGGGAGCTTGAGAAGAGGGGCGGTTCCGCGGACAGGGGCGAGCTCCAGGAGGCCCTCGGCCTTCCGAAGACCACCCTCCACAGGCACCTCCACAAGCTCTCCAAATACGGCTTCGTGAGGCTGGTGCAGGTGGGAGGGTCCCAGAGGGTCGAGCTGGTTAGGGGCTGTAGGTGA
- a CDS encoding MBL fold metallo-hydrolase — MDFSPVGEESLGVRSMCFYVETRDVRILFDAGVSLAPRRFGLPPHPRELERARAVRAEILRLAEAADVVTVSHYHRDHFTPWYPSVYMATDGEMYKRVYGGKRVLLKSPQDLNWSQRRRHYGLSKALREAGAEAVYADGGEWAFGGTRVAASPPLWHGPAGSKTGRVLGFAVSDGEERLVFLPDVEGPLEPEPIAFARGARPTVVVVGGPPTYLGWDLEKAVKNLAELVELRPHTLVLAHHLLRDVQWREKVAPLFELAERRGVVVATYASLAGRPEELLEARRRELYAEEPAAVAEAGEGEEED; from the coding sequence ATGGATTTTTCCCCGGTGGGAGAGGAGTCCCTCGGGGTTAGGTCGATGTGTTTCTACGTCGAGACCCGCGACGTTAGGATACTCTTCGACGCGGGGGTGTCCCTAGCGCCGAGGCGCTTCGGGCTGCCGCCGCACCCCCGGGAGCTGGAGAGGGCCCGGGCTGTGAGGGCGGAGATACTGCGGCTTGCGGAGGCCGCAGACGTGGTCACAGTCAGCCACTACCACCGAGACCACTTCACCCCCTGGTACCCCAGCGTCTACATGGCCACAGACGGCGAGATGTACAAGAGGGTGTACGGGGGGAAGAGGGTCCTCCTGAAGAGCCCCCAGGACCTGAACTGGTCCCAGAGGAGGAGGCACTACGGCCTATCCAAGGCCCTACGGGAGGCGGGGGCGGAGGCGGTTTACGCAGACGGAGGCGAGTGGGCCTTCGGGGGGACGAGGGTCGCCGCCTCCCCGCCCCTCTGGCACGGCCCCGCCGGGTCGAAGACGGGGCGCGTCCTCGGCTTCGCCGTCAGCGATGGGGAGGAGAGGCTCGTGTTTCTCCCAGACGTGGAGGGGCCTCTGGAGCCGGAGCCCATCGCCTTCGCCAGGGGGGCGAGGCCCACCGTGGTCGTCGTCGGGGGACCGCCCACCTACCTCGGCTGGGATCTCGAGAAGGCGGTTAAAAACCTGGCGGAGCTCGTGGAGCTGAGGCCCCACACCCTAGTCCTCGCCCACCACCTCCTCCGGGACGTTCAGTGGAGGGAGAAGGTGGCGCCCCTTTTTGAGCTGGCCGAGAGGAGGGGGGTGGTGGTGGCCACCTACGCCAGCCTCGCCGGGAGGCCCGAGGAGCTTCTGGAGGCCAGGAGGAGGGAGCTCTACGCCGAGGAGCCCGCCGCGGTTGCGGAGGCGGGGGAGGGTGAAGAGGAGGACTAG
- a CDS encoding ABC transporter permease, whose amino-acid sequence MLLEILRLSWQALWERKGRTVGAIVGVVIAFSALSYALLLGQTFKDYTTRYFTSNFQTNVAYVTGALFTDADVGTLSTIEGVEAAIPIASARGVVRISGQATPIPVTVYGVDPALLRLLLPPTALYEGEMVVGSSLVLAGYYVAFDRSTGEQRISVGSPLSLSIGKRSINAIASGILATGALGYIDTARGVVMDISAFRQATGVTTYSVVVLVLRDPSLVEQVANDVRAAFPNVDVISPQAVLQTINSFLTSFQLFLGLIAGVSTVITALWLYDTMSISVVQKTKEIGVLRALGYKRRHVLAMFLGEAAIVALIGVAIGAALLLPLSQMGLPFGGQSTSAAAPRTAPHPTFNISHIEVDPAIVAATAALVVGINLLGAFLPAYRASRINIVAALRYE is encoded by the coding sequence GTGCTTCTGGAGATCCTTAGGCTGTCTTGGCAGGCCCTCTGGGAGAGGAAGGGGAGGACGGTGGGGGCCATCGTCGGCGTCGTCATCGCCTTCTCGGCGCTGAGCTACGCGCTGCTCCTCGGCCAGACCTTTAAGGACTACACCACGCGCTACTTCACCTCCAACTTCCAGACCAACGTGGCGTACGTCACAGGGGCGCTGTTTACAGACGCAGACGTCGGCACGCTGTCGACCATCGAGGGCGTGGAGGCGGCTATCCCCATAGCCAGCGCCAGAGGCGTCGTCAGGATCTCGGGCCAGGCCACGCCTATCCCGGTCACTGTATATGGGGTCGACCCTGCCCTCCTGCGGCTCCTCCTGCCGCCCACCGCCCTCTACGAGGGGGAGATGGTCGTCGGGTCGAGCTTGGTGCTGGCTGGGTACTACGTGGCCTTCGACAGATCCACGGGGGAGCAGAGGATCTCCGTCGGGTCGCCCCTCTCCCTATCCATAGGCAAGAGGTCGATAAACGCCATCGCCTCGGGGATACTCGCCACGGGGGCCCTGGGCTACATAGACACGGCGAGGGGGGTGGTGATGGACATCTCGGCCTTCCGCCAGGCCACCGGCGTGACGACGTACAGCGTTGTGGTGCTCGTCCTCAGAGACCCCTCCCTCGTGGAGCAGGTGGCAAACGACGTGAGAGCCGCCTTCCCCAACGTAGACGTGATATCCCCCCAGGCGGTGCTCCAGACTATAAACAGCTTCTTGACCTCCTTCCAGCTCTTCCTAGGCCTAATAGCGGGCGTGAGCACCGTCATCACAGCCCTCTGGCTCTACGACACCATGTCCATAAGCGTGGTCCAGAAGACCAAGGAGATCGGAGTTCTCAGGGCCCTCGGCTACAAGAGGAGACACGTTCTGGCCATGTTCCTCGGGGAGGCCGCCATAGTCGCCCTCATCGGCGTCGCCATCGGAGCCGCTCTGCTGCTCCCCCTCTCGCAGATGGGGCTGCCCTTCGGCGGCCAGAGCACATCAGCCGCGGCGCCCCGCACGGCCCCCCACCCCACCTTCAACATCTCACACATCGAGGTTGACCCGGCGATCGTCGCCGCCACAGCCGCCCTGGTGGTGGGCATCAACCTCCTGGGGGCCTTCCTCCCCGCCTACAGAGCCAGCAGGATAAACATCGTGGCGGCCCTCCGCTACGAGTAA
- a CDS encoding winged helix-turn-helix domain-containing protein, whose translation MARKRRTRLEIIADILAVLSTGCRPPTRLATEANLAYDRMAKIMESLVEKGLVREDAGVYCITQEGHRLLEAYRQWRNFLDAVGI comes from the coding sequence ATGGCTCGGAAGAGGCGCACAAGGCTTGAGATAATCGCCGACATACTGGCCGTGCTCTCCACGGGCTGCAGACCGCCTACGCGGCTGGCCACCGAGGCCAACCTGGCCTACGACCGGATGGCGAAGATCATGGAGAGCCTAGTCGAGAAGGGCCTCGTAAGAGAAGACGCGGGGGTGTACTGCATCACCCAGGAGGGGCACAGGCTGTTGGAGGCCTACCGTCAGTGGAGAAACTTCCTGGACGCAGTAGGTATCTAG
- a CDS encoding ABC transporter substrate-binding protein has product MRALLLLIAAVALAHAATVLTRADQASIDAALPILQRHLPDVRVIPADPTQWRGLIDRGGVDFLWAGAPLLYESLLREGYLAPMPDVPELREMPERAGGVPLKRVGPDGRVYYVVYALLGYVIGYSGEALAKAGVEPACSWADLASPNLTLYFIKTGSRPVALARPTKSTSTAAMMQLVTEIYGWDEGWRLLTAMAAHARFVDSSGAVRDAVRRGEALFGPMVDYYVFLAGLDYCIPRDGTDVLFDPIAVPRGANATAAAVLTRVFLSEVEKRLVDRYILPGNLALLDSPDVNRTKAALLKRHLEKLMASRVLAVPPEKSASYYHSFIYYYEATLVDLQDQLASVWGKTVEAYHEGKISRQQFERLWRLIAAPLNYTDPATGEATSFTYQVAAAINDRVARDPAYRDKLIQAWREAARERYRRAEAELESLLNPPRRPTPAPYAVAAAVALALAATIFYISRKRKIKNTVKL; this is encoded by the coding sequence ATGAGGGCGCTCCTCCTCCTCATCGCGGCCGTCGCCCTGGCCCACGCCGCAACCGTTTTGACGAGGGCTGACCAGGCCTCCATCGACGCCGCCCTTCCCATTCTCCAGCGGCATCTGCCAGACGTCCGGGTGATACCCGCCGACCCGACCCAGTGGCGGGGGCTCATAGATAGGGGAGGGGTGGACTTCCTCTGGGCCGGGGCGCCCCTCCTCTACGAGTCCCTGCTGCGGGAGGGCTACCTAGCGCCTATGCCCGACGTCCCGGAGCTGAGGGAGATGCCCGAGAGGGCTGGGGGCGTCCCCCTCAAGAGGGTTGGGCCCGACGGCAGGGTGTACTACGTCGTCTACGCCCTGCTTGGGTACGTCATCGGCTACAGCGGCGAGGCTCTCGCCAAGGCCGGCGTCGAGCCCGCGTGTAGCTGGGCGGACCTCGCCTCGCCGAACTTAACCCTGTACTTCATCAAGACCGGGTCGAGGCCGGTGGCGCTGGCGCGCCCCACCAAGTCCACCTCCACAGCCGCGATGATGCAACTGGTGACCGAGATCTACGGCTGGGACGAGGGCTGGAGGCTCCTCACGGCTATGGCCGCCCACGCGAGGTTCGTCGACTCCAGCGGCGCCGTGAGAGACGCCGTGAGGAGAGGCGAGGCCCTGTTCGGCCCCATGGTTGATTATTACGTATTCCTCGCGGGGCTCGACTACTGCATTCCTAGAGACGGCACAGACGTGCTTTTCGACCCCATCGCGGTCCCCCGCGGCGCAAACGCCACTGCGGCGGCCGTCCTAACCAGGGTCTTCCTCTCGGAGGTGGAGAAGAGGCTTGTGGATAGGTACATCCTCCCCGGAAACCTAGCCCTCCTGGACTCCCCAGACGTGAACAGGACGAAGGCCGCCCTGCTGAAGCGCCACCTGGAGAAGCTCATGGCCTCCAGGGTGCTCGCCGTGCCGCCCGAGAAAAGCGCGTCGTACTACCACTCCTTCATCTACTACTACGAGGCCACCCTGGTGGACCTCCAGGACCAGCTCGCCTCCGTCTGGGGCAAGACAGTGGAGGCCTACCACGAGGGCAAGATATCTAGACAACAGTTCGAGAGGCTGTGGCGCCTCATCGCGGCGCCCCTCAACTACACAGACCCGGCCACGGGGGAGGCCACCTCCTTCACCTACCAGGTGGCAGCGGCGATAAACGACAGGGTAGCCAGGGACCCCGCCTACAGAGATAAGCTGATCCAGGCGTGGAGGGAGGCGGCTAGGGAGAGGTACCGGAGGGCGGAGGCCGAGCTGGAGTCCCTCCTCAACCCGCCCCGGAGGCCCACGCCGGCGCCCTACGCCGTAGCCGCCGCAGTTGCGCTGGCGCTTGCGGCAACTATATTCTACATATCGAGAAAACGTAAAATAAAAAATACAGTAAAGCTTTAG
- a CDS encoding cobalamin-independent methionine synthase II family protein: protein MPLPRTFITSVVGSWPRPTWLIEAFERFEKGQMDQQTFNQYLDDAAKLAIKDQEEAGLDVITDGEQRRTSFVAFVGQKIRGFKIVRVEELHPNAKEIMKKYKAPLTLWRPVIAGYIEDSVLAVDEVQYAKKVTQKPLKVTLPSPYLIMWEAWHAKISAPYYPRPEDAAEAYVKVLRNEIARLIDAGVAFIQLDEPMLGDLVEAEQNKPDRYKQVASELYGQRYRGLKDEIQLAVDLVNETVKGYTTSVRIGMHLDRWPTEESPIVGYERLAPQVFDVKVKQYVVEYKHPRMGNPEEFAKILPSDKEIGLGSIDVRDPKRVETVDEVVAHVEKVAKYVDPTRIWLNPDCGFAPGMYRAFPRAVAIEKLKVMVKAAQILRQRYWWA, encoded by the coding sequence ATGCCTCTCCCGAGGACGTTTATAACATCGGTGGTGGGCTCCTGGCCCAGGCCCACCTGGCTGATAGAGGCCTTCGAGAGGTTCGAGAAGGGCCAGATGGACCAGCAGACCTTCAACCAGTACCTCGACGACGCCGCCAAGCTGGCCATAAAGGACCAGGAGGAGGCGGGCCTAGACGTGATCACAGACGGGGAGCAGCGGAGGACCTCCTTCGTGGCCTTCGTCGGCCAGAAGATAAGGGGGTTCAAGATCGTGAGGGTGGAGGAGCTACACCCCAACGCCAAGGAGATAATGAAGAAGTACAAGGCACCCCTCACCCTCTGGAGGCCCGTCATCGCTGGCTACATAGAAGACAGCGTACTCGCCGTGGACGAGGTGCAGTACGCCAAGAAGGTCACCCAGAAGCCTCTCAAGGTCACTCTCCCCTCCCCCTACCTCATAATGTGGGAGGCGTGGCACGCCAAGATCTCCGCCCCCTACTACCCCAGGCCGGAGGACGCCGCGGAGGCCTACGTCAAAGTGCTGAGGAACGAGATAGCACGGCTTATAGACGCCGGCGTGGCCTTCATACAGCTGGACGAGCCCATGCTCGGCGACTTAGTCGAGGCGGAGCAGAACAAGCCGGATAGGTACAAGCAGGTGGCCTCCGAGCTCTACGGCCAGAGGTACAGAGGCCTAAAAGACGAGATACAGCTGGCGGTCGACCTCGTCAACGAGACAGTAAAGGGCTACACCACCTCCGTGAGGATAGGCATGCACCTAGACCGCTGGCCCACCGAGGAGTCCCCAATAGTGGGCTACGAACGCCTGGCCCCCCAGGTCTTCGACGTGAAGGTGAAGCAGTACGTGGTCGAGTACAAACACCCGAGGATGGGCAACCCCGAGGAGTTCGCCAAGATACTCCCCTCGGACAAGGAGATAGGGCTGGGCTCCATCGACGTCCGGGACCCCAAGAGGGTGGAGACCGTCGACGAGGTGGTGGCCCACGTGGAGAAGGTGGCCAAATACGTCGACCCCACCAGGATATGGCTAAACCCAGACTGCGGCTTCGCCCCCGGCATGTACCGCGCCTTCCCGCGCGCCGTCGCCATAGAAAAGCTAAAGGTGATGGTGAAAGCCGCCCAGATCCTACGCCAGCGCTACTGGTGGGCCTAA
- the trm10 gene encoding tRNA (adenine(9)-N1)-methyltransferase Trm10, giving the protein MAPLWRSFFRFLAERGVDSLCLPPHFRCWGDVPQCVAVGVLVGRYAVCRGERRGGRLGMWEGVEVLGGRGAGVCRWVLARRCAGGRLEVDFSPPERPRIVVDLSLWGEHTPGEKHELVEQILATLGAVRRVLWDGNLWVTNAPGEFLELLGLHARGLVHRMNISGGPPPLEKPVVLDPEGDCLFTEEAARSHWEFIIGGIVDKERTAKSGTRRLAELLGVEKRCRIELRGSLVGVPDRINKIAEIVLSALAGVPLEEAILRAQAKRDRVYRLMWEIQRRALRLPDGRLAITRDALAEANWLGAPPGEVELALRKTHAVVLG; this is encoded by the coding sequence TTGGCCCCGCTTTGGAGGTCGTTTTTCCGGTTTCTGGCGGAGAGGGGGGTGGACTCCCTTTGTCTCCCGCCGCATTTTAGGTGCTGGGGGGATGTGCCCCAGTGCGTGGCCGTGGGGGTGCTCGTGGGGAGATACGCCGTGTGTAGGGGGGAGAGGCGGGGCGGGCGGCTGGGGATGTGGGAGGGGGTGGAGGTCTTGGGGGGCCGCGGCGCGGGGGTCTGCCGTTGGGTTTTGGCGAGGCGGTGCGCGGGGGGGCGGCTGGAGGTCGATTTCTCGCCGCCGGAGAGGCCTCGGATCGTGGTCGACCTCTCGCTGTGGGGGGAACACACGCCGGGGGAGAAGCACGAGCTGGTGGAGCAGATCCTCGCCACGTTGGGCGCCGTACGCAGGGTGCTCTGGGACGGCAACCTCTGGGTGACGAACGCCCCCGGGGAGTTCCTGGAGCTGCTCGGCCTACACGCCAGGGGGCTTGTCCACCGGATGAACATCTCGGGCGGCCCCCCGCCTCTGGAGAAGCCGGTGGTTCTCGACCCCGAGGGGGACTGCCTCTTCACGGAGGAGGCGGCGCGGTCCCACTGGGAGTTCATCATCGGTGGGATCGTGGACAAGGAGAGGACGGCCAAGTCGGGCACCAGGAGGCTGGCGGAGCTACTCGGCGTGGAGAAGAGGTGCAGGATAGAGCTGAGGGGGTCCCTCGTGGGGGTGCCGGACAGGATAAACAAGATAGCCGAGATCGTGCTTTCGGCCCTAGCCGGCGTCCCCCTTGAAGAGGCCATCCTCAGGGCCCAGGCCAAGAGAGACAGGGTCTACAGGCTCATGTGGGAGATCCAGAGGAGGGCCCTCCGGCTCCCAGACGGCAGGCTGGCGATCACCAGAGACGCCCTGGCGGAGGCCAACTGGCTGGGGGCGCCCCCCGGCGAGGTGGAGCTGGCCCTCAGGAAGACCCACGCTGTGGTTCTAGGGTAG
- a CDS encoding 7-carboxy-7-deazaguanine synthase QueE, translating to MKLRVLEIFASLQGEGVNLGRPAVFIRLAGCPIRCRYCDTKYSWDPLGGEELDAEEVVRRAAAHGPLGHVVITGGEPLIWRNLHELACPLRRLGTVEVETSGVYPPTPQLDACVDFYDVSPKLSNAGVEAPLHPHYPRSPKAWFKFVVGGVEDVEEAARYVERHGIPRDRVFLMPLAETPEQHAEVLRRIWDAAVEHRLRVTPRLHVEAWGNARGK from the coding sequence GTGAAGCTCAGGGTGCTGGAGATCTTCGCCTCCCTCCAGGGCGAGGGGGTGAACCTCGGCAGACCCGCCGTCTTCATCAGGCTGGCGGGTTGCCCAATACGGTGCCGCTACTGCGACACGAAGTACAGCTGGGACCCCCTAGGCGGCGAGGAGCTAGACGCGGAGGAGGTCGTAAGGAGGGCGGCGGCGCACGGCCCGCTGGGCCACGTGGTTATCACCGGCGGGGAGCCGCTGATCTGGCGCAACCTCCACGAGCTGGCCTGCCCCCTCCGGCGGCTGGGCACAGTGGAGGTGGAGACCAGCGGCGTCTATCCCCCCACCCCCCAGCTGGACGCGTGCGTCGACTTCTACGACGTGTCGCCTAAGCTCTCCAACGCCGGGGTGGAGGCCCCCCTGCACCCCCACTACCCGAGGAGCCCCAAGGCCTGGTTCAAGTTCGTGGTGGGGGGCGTGGAGGACGTGGAGGAGGCGGCCCGCTACGTTGAGAGACACGGCATACCCCGCGATAGGGTCTTCCTGATGCCGCTTGCGGAGACGCCGGAGCAACACGCCGAGGTCCTCCGCCGGATTTGGGACGCCGCGGTTGAACACAGGCTCCGCGTCACGCCGAGGCTACACGTGGAGGCTTGGGGCAACGCGAGGGGAAAGTAA